A single genomic interval of Musa acuminata AAA Group cultivar baxijiao chromosome BXJ3-4, Cavendish_Baxijiao_AAA, whole genome shotgun sequence harbors:
- the LOC135581576 gene encoding receptor-like serine/threonine-protein kinase SD1-8 isoform X1: MSSASLNRNFFIQVRTPSQTYTAAALASVYRHSRCNLESKHDQQSLTDDGQTLICTGGTFQLGFFGSDKRYVGIWYSKVSVRTVVWVANRRQPITGTSGSLSIKTNGTLVITDENATVVWYSSSRALANPVAQLLDNGNFVVRESGSNSNDPNSFAWQSFDFPTDTLLPGMKLGWNLTSGLNRNLTAWTSDSDPAPSEYTMAVDVRGYPEIFPWSRSTRTWRTGPWNGLRFSGIPEMKTYDKLSFDFVVNRDEVFYSFYVHDAAFITRLIVNQSGIAQRLVWIEQSKIWNAFWFAPKDQCDKVSQCGPNGVCDPNESPICGCLNGFRPKNPSNWALRDASDGCRRKTELDCRNGTDGFVMVSGVKLPDTSSSVANMSLSLEQCRTMCLTNCSCTAYAAANISVSGTGSGCIMWTTELTDLRVYTNGGQDLYLRLAAADLGSESNPSHQRHIVVIIVVLAVMITLLASTAFCIRRRKKRRSTGMSGNISFSERYINEGREGKDIDLPLFDLGTIIDATNNFSVHSKLGEGGFGPVYKGNLGEEQEIAVKRLSKTSVQGLDEFKNEVMLIAKLQHRNLVRLLGCCIQDEERMLIYEYMPNRSLDAILFDKAKVGLLDWRTRYNIIVGIARGLLYLHQDSRFRIIHRDMKAGNILLDKDMCPKISDFGMARIFGGDETEANTRRVVGTYGYMSPEYAMDGIFSVKSDVFSFGVLVLEIVSGKRNRGVYHSAPQLNLLGYAWSLWKERRTSELVDESMGDSFPMAEALRCIKVGLLCVQDRPEHRPTMASAVLMLGSDGALLPQPTQPGFVATKGPLESDSSASKQDSVSVNDISITMVEGR, encoded by the exons ATGTCATCGGCCAGCTTAAATCGCAACTTCTTCATTCAGGTCCGAACCCCGTCCCAAACATATACAGCAGCGGCGTTGGCTTCCGTCTACAGGCATAGCCGCTGCAATCTAGAAAGTAAACATGACCAGCAG TCACTCACCGATGACGGCCAAACCCTGATCTGCACCGGCGGGACCTTCCAGTTGGGTTTCTTCGGCTCCGATAAACGCTACGTCGGGATATGGTACTCTAAAGTCTCAGTCCGAACCGTCGTATGGGTCGCGAACCGCCGGCAACCGATCACCGGCACTTCCGGGAGCCTGTCGATTAAAACCAACGGAACACTCGTCATCACCGACGAGAACGCCACCGTAGTCTGGTACTCGAGCTCCCGGGCCCTTGCAAACCCGGTGGCGCAGCTCCTCGATAACGGGAATTTCGTCGTCAGGGAGTCCGGCAGCAACAGCAATGATCCCAACAGCTTTGCATGGCAGAGCTTCGATTTCCCGACCGACACGCTCCTGCCGGGCATGAAGCTTGGGTGGAACCTCACGAGCGGGCTCAACCGCAACCTCACGGCTTGGACCAGCGACAGCGATCCGGCGCCAAGCGAGTACACCATGGCCGTGGACGTGCGTGGCTACCCGGAGATATTCCCATGGTCCCGGTCGACCAGAACGTGGCGCACGGGGCCGTGGAACGGGCTCCGGTTCAGCGGCATCCCAGAAATGAAGACATACGACAAGTTATCCTTCGATTTCGTGGTCAACCGGGATGAGGTCTTCTACTCATTCTATGTGCATGACGCTGCCTTCATCACCAGGTTGATCGTGAACCAGTCGGGCATCGCGCAGCGGTTGGTTTGGATCGAGCAGAGCAAGATCTGGAACGCCTTCTGGTTCGCGCCCAAGGACCAGTGCGACAAGGTGTCGCAGTGCGGCCCCAACGGCGTCTGTGACCCCAACGAGTCGCCGATATGCGGCTGTCTCAATGGCTTTCGGCCCAAAAATCCCTCGAACTGGGCTCTCAGGGATGCGTCGGATGGGTGCCGGCGGAAAACAGAGCTGGACTGCCGGAATGGGACCGATGGGTTCGTCATGGTGAGCGGCGTCAAGTTACCGGACACATCGAGTTCGGTAGCGAACATGAGCCTGAGCCTGGAGCAATGCAGGACTATGTGCTTGACGAATTGCTCGTGCACAGCATATGCCGCTGCCAATATCAGTGTGAGTGGGACGGGAAGCGGCTGCATCATGTGGACAACCGAACTCACCGATCTTAGAGTGTACACCAATGGTGGACAGGATCTGTACCTGAGGTTAGCGGCCGCCGATCTAG GCTCGGAATCAAACCCATCTCATCAGCGTCATATAGTCGTGATCATTGTGGTCCTTGCTGTGATGATCACACTCCTGGCTAGCACTGCGTTTTGTATtcggaggaggaagaaaaggagaagcACAG GCATGTCGGGTAACATTTCCTTCTCAGAACGATATATTAACGAAGGGAGGGAGGGGAAGGACATCGACCTGCCCTTGTTTGACTTAGGCACCATTATTGATGCCACCAACAATTTCTCAGTACATAGCAAGCTCGGGGAGGGCGGCTTTGGTCCGGTGTACAAG GGTAATCTGGGAGAGGAACAAGAAATAGCTGTGAAGAGGCTATCAAAGACGTCAGTGCAGGGCCTGGATGAGTTCAAGAATGAGGTAATGCTGATCGCCAAGCTACAACATCGAAACCTTGTTCGGCTTCTTGGTTGCTGCATTCAAGACGAAGAAAGAATGTTGATCTACGAGTACATGCCCAATAGAAGCTTGGACGCCATCCTATTTG ATAAAGCAAAAGTGGGATTGTTGGATTGGCGAACACGGTACAACATCATAGTCGGGATTGCTCGCGGCCTTCTATACCTCCATCAAGATTCTAGATTCAGAATCATCCACAGGGATATGAAAGCTGGTAACATTCTTCTCGACAAGGATATGTGTCCTAAGATATCGGACTTTGGCATGGCAAGGATCTTTGGAGGAGATGAAACAGAAGCAAACACGAGGAGAGTTGTTGGCACATA CGGCTACATGTCTCCCGAGTATGCCATGGATGGAATCTTCTCAGTGAAgtccgatgtatttagtttcgggGTATTGGTGCTCGAAATCGTAAGCGGCAAAAGGAACAGAGGGGTTTATCACTCTGCACCTCAACTGAATCTTTTAGGATAC GCATGGAGTCTATGGAAAGAACGTAGAACCTCGGAACTAGTTGATGAATCCATGGGTGACTCCTTTCCCATGGCTGAAGCCTTGAGGTGTATAAAAGTTGGTCTGCTATGTGTGCAAGACCGGCCTGAACACAGACCAACAATGGCATCCGCAGTGTTAATGTTGGGCAGTGACGGTGCTCTCTTGCCACAACCGACACAACCGGGTTTTGTGGCAACAAAAGGCCCGCTTGAGTCAGATTCGTCGGCGAGTAAGCAAGACTCGGTATCTGTAAATGACATATCGATCACGATGGTGGAAGGTCGATAG
- the LOC135581576 gene encoding receptor-like serine/threonine-protein kinase SD1-8 isoform X2 — protein MTSRFFLVYLLSTTLISPTTGADILSPDQSLTDDGQTLICTGGTFQLGFFGSDKRYVGIWYSKVSVRTVVWVANRRQPITGTSGSLSIKTNGTLVITDENATVVWYSSSRALANPVAQLLDNGNFVVRESGSNSNDPNSFAWQSFDFPTDTLLPGMKLGWNLTSGLNRNLTAWTSDSDPAPSEYTMAVDVRGYPEIFPWSRSTRTWRTGPWNGLRFSGIPEMKTYDKLSFDFVVNRDEVFYSFYVHDAAFITRLIVNQSGIAQRLVWIEQSKIWNAFWFAPKDQCDKVSQCGPNGVCDPNESPICGCLNGFRPKNPSNWALRDASDGCRRKTELDCRNGTDGFVMVSGVKLPDTSSSVANMSLSLEQCRTMCLTNCSCTAYAAANISVSGTGSGCIMWTTELTDLRVYTNGGQDLYLRLAAADLGSESNPSHQRHIVVIIVVLAVMITLLASTAFCIRRRKKRRSTGMSGNISFSERYINEGREGKDIDLPLFDLGTIIDATNNFSVHSKLGEGGFGPVYKGNLGEEQEIAVKRLSKTSVQGLDEFKNEVMLIAKLQHRNLVRLLGCCIQDEERMLIYEYMPNRSLDAILFDKAKVGLLDWRTRYNIIVGIARGLLYLHQDSRFRIIHRDMKAGNILLDKDMCPKISDFGMARIFGGDETEANTRRVVGTYGYMSPEYAMDGIFSVKSDVFSFGVLVLEIVSGKRNRGVYHSAPQLNLLGYAWSLWKERRTSELVDESMGDSFPMAEALRCIKVGLLCVQDRPEHRPTMASAVLMLGSDGALLPQPTQPGFVATKGPLESDSSASKQDSVSVNDISITMVEGR, from the exons ATGACCAGCAGGTTCTTCCTTGTCTACCTACTCAGTACTACTCTCATCTCCCCCACCACCGGAGCTGACATCTTATCTCCCGACCAGTCACTCACCGATGACGGCCAAACCCTGATCTGCACCGGCGGGACCTTCCAGTTGGGTTTCTTCGGCTCCGATAAACGCTACGTCGGGATATGGTACTCTAAAGTCTCAGTCCGAACCGTCGTATGGGTCGCGAACCGCCGGCAACCGATCACCGGCACTTCCGGGAGCCTGTCGATTAAAACCAACGGAACACTCGTCATCACCGACGAGAACGCCACCGTAGTCTGGTACTCGAGCTCCCGGGCCCTTGCAAACCCGGTGGCGCAGCTCCTCGATAACGGGAATTTCGTCGTCAGGGAGTCCGGCAGCAACAGCAATGATCCCAACAGCTTTGCATGGCAGAGCTTCGATTTCCCGACCGACACGCTCCTGCCGGGCATGAAGCTTGGGTGGAACCTCACGAGCGGGCTCAACCGCAACCTCACGGCTTGGACCAGCGACAGCGATCCGGCGCCAAGCGAGTACACCATGGCCGTGGACGTGCGTGGCTACCCGGAGATATTCCCATGGTCCCGGTCGACCAGAACGTGGCGCACGGGGCCGTGGAACGGGCTCCGGTTCAGCGGCATCCCAGAAATGAAGACATACGACAAGTTATCCTTCGATTTCGTGGTCAACCGGGATGAGGTCTTCTACTCATTCTATGTGCATGACGCTGCCTTCATCACCAGGTTGATCGTGAACCAGTCGGGCATCGCGCAGCGGTTGGTTTGGATCGAGCAGAGCAAGATCTGGAACGCCTTCTGGTTCGCGCCCAAGGACCAGTGCGACAAGGTGTCGCAGTGCGGCCCCAACGGCGTCTGTGACCCCAACGAGTCGCCGATATGCGGCTGTCTCAATGGCTTTCGGCCCAAAAATCCCTCGAACTGGGCTCTCAGGGATGCGTCGGATGGGTGCCGGCGGAAAACAGAGCTGGACTGCCGGAATGGGACCGATGGGTTCGTCATGGTGAGCGGCGTCAAGTTACCGGACACATCGAGTTCGGTAGCGAACATGAGCCTGAGCCTGGAGCAATGCAGGACTATGTGCTTGACGAATTGCTCGTGCACAGCATATGCCGCTGCCAATATCAGTGTGAGTGGGACGGGAAGCGGCTGCATCATGTGGACAACCGAACTCACCGATCTTAGAGTGTACACCAATGGTGGACAGGATCTGTACCTGAGGTTAGCGGCCGCCGATCTAG GCTCGGAATCAAACCCATCTCATCAGCGTCATATAGTCGTGATCATTGTGGTCCTTGCTGTGATGATCACACTCCTGGCTAGCACTGCGTTTTGTATtcggaggaggaagaaaaggagaagcACAG GCATGTCGGGTAACATTTCCTTCTCAGAACGATATATTAACGAAGGGAGGGAGGGGAAGGACATCGACCTGCCCTTGTTTGACTTAGGCACCATTATTGATGCCACCAACAATTTCTCAGTACATAGCAAGCTCGGGGAGGGCGGCTTTGGTCCGGTGTACAAG GGTAATCTGGGAGAGGAACAAGAAATAGCTGTGAAGAGGCTATCAAAGACGTCAGTGCAGGGCCTGGATGAGTTCAAGAATGAGGTAATGCTGATCGCCAAGCTACAACATCGAAACCTTGTTCGGCTTCTTGGTTGCTGCATTCAAGACGAAGAAAGAATGTTGATCTACGAGTACATGCCCAATAGAAGCTTGGACGCCATCCTATTTG ATAAAGCAAAAGTGGGATTGTTGGATTGGCGAACACGGTACAACATCATAGTCGGGATTGCTCGCGGCCTTCTATACCTCCATCAAGATTCTAGATTCAGAATCATCCACAGGGATATGAAAGCTGGTAACATTCTTCTCGACAAGGATATGTGTCCTAAGATATCGGACTTTGGCATGGCAAGGATCTTTGGAGGAGATGAAACAGAAGCAAACACGAGGAGAGTTGTTGGCACATA CGGCTACATGTCTCCCGAGTATGCCATGGATGGAATCTTCTCAGTGAAgtccgatgtatttagtttcgggGTATTGGTGCTCGAAATCGTAAGCGGCAAAAGGAACAGAGGGGTTTATCACTCTGCACCTCAACTGAATCTTTTAGGATAC GCATGGAGTCTATGGAAAGAACGTAGAACCTCGGAACTAGTTGATGAATCCATGGGTGACTCCTTTCCCATGGCTGAAGCCTTGAGGTGTATAAAAGTTGGTCTGCTATGTGTGCAAGACCGGCCTGAACACAGACCAACAATGGCATCCGCAGTGTTAATGTTGGGCAGTGACGGTGCTCTCTTGCCACAACCGACACAACCGGGTTTTGTGGCAACAAAAGGCCCGCTTGAGTCAGATTCGTCGGCGAGTAAGCAAGACTCGGTATCTGTAAATGACATATCGATCACGATGGTGGAAGGTCGATAG
- the LOC135581577 gene encoding receptor-like serine/threonine-protein kinase SD1-8 codes for MTIITKASILCLLAATVVSPSIGGDTLTPGRPLADGGGTLISAGGRFELGFFSPGASNNRYIGIWYHDIAQTVVWVANRKRPVTGRPGTLFIATNGTLIITDDNSTAIWSSSSPPLANPVAQLLDDGNFVVREAGSDSEDPNSFAWQSFDFPTDTHLPGMKLGWNLTSHLNRNLTSWTSASDPAPGNYTAAIDLHGYPQLFIFSGTRKYWRGGSWNGIVFSSVPEAIYASDRFNIVFIIDAQEVMYTNYLRNASMISRLVMNQSGKLQRFVWIEERSSWNLFWFRPKDQCDSMSPCGPNGVCYPSDWPMCHCLKGFRPKDPSNWDLRDGSDGCVRKTALDCRNGTDGFVTLNGAMIPDTSSSVVDWSLSLEQCRARCLRNCSCTAYASANISGSESGCIMWTTDLTDLGVVSSGSGQDLYVRLAAADLGSESGDSRRSRVVVISVVIAMTILVLGCAACCVWKRKKRRKNCLAEGHNEGTGQDLDLPLFDLAAIINATDDFSIHNKLGEGGYGPVYKGKLGGEQDIAVKRLSKTSMQGLEEFKNEVMLTAKLQHRNLVRLLGCCIQAGERMLIYEYMPNRSLDAFLFDKSEDISLDWQTRRNIIVGIARGLLYLHQDSRFRIIHRDLKASNILLDKDMNPKISDFGMARVFGGDETEANTRRVVGTYGYMSPEYAMDGIFSVKSDVFSFGVLLLEIVSGKKNRGVIYHSASHLNLLGYIWSLWKEGKGSELVDGSIGHSCSLAEVLRCITVGLLCVQERPEDRPTMSSVVIMLNSDGELPQPRQPGFVVARAPPETGSSTTNHDSSSTRNSLSVTLLEGR; via the exons ATGACGATCATCACCAAGGCTTCCATCCTCTGCCTCCTCGCCGCTACTGTCGTCTCCCCCTCCATCGGAGGTGACACCTTAACTCCTGGCCGACCCCTGGCAGACGGTGGAGGAACCCTGATTTCCGCTGGTGGTAGGTTCGAGTTAGGCTTCTTTAGTCCCGGTGCCTCCAACAACCGCTACATCGGCATATGGTACCACGACATAGCCCAAACAGTGGTGTGGGTCGCCAACCGCAAGCGCCCGGTCACCGGTCGGCCCGGAACCCTGTTCATAGCCACCAACGGAACACTCATCATCACCGACGACAACTCGACCGCCATCTGGTCCTCGAGTTCACCTCCCCTTGCCAACCCTGTCGCTCAGCTCCTAGACGATGGCAACTTCGTCGTCCGAGAGGCTGGCAGCGATAGTGAAGACCCGAATAGCTTCGCATGGCAGAGCTTCGACTTCCCCACCGACACGCACCTCCCGGGCATGAAACTCGGGTGGAACTTGACCAGCCATCTCAACCGAAACCTCACGTCGTGGACGAGCGCCAGCGATCCGGCACCCGGAAACTACACCGCGGCCATCGACTTGCACGGCTACCCCCAGTTATTTATATTTTCCGGGACGCGCAAGTACTGGCGCGGGGGGTCATGGAACGGGATTGTATTCAGTAGCGTCCCGGAGGCGATCTACGCCTCCGACAGGTTCAACATTGTGTTCATCATCGACGCCCAGGAGGTGATGTACACGAACTACTTGCGCAACGCTTCGATGATCTCAAGATTGGTCATGAATCAGTCAGGCAAACTGCAGCGGTTTGTGTGGATAGAGGAGAGAAGTTCATGGAATCTATTCTGGTTCAGGCCCAAGGACCAGTGCGACAGCATGTCGCCGTGCGGCCCCAACGGCGTCTGCTACCCCAGCGACTGGCCGATGTGCCACTGTCTCAAGGGCTTTCGGCCCAAGGATCCTTCGAATTGGGATCTGAGGGATGGGTCGGACGGCTGCGTCAGAAAGACGGCATTGGACTGCCGCAACGGGACCGATGGGTTTGTCACGCTCAACGGTGCGATGATTCCGGACACATCGAGTTCGGTGGTGGACTGGAGCCTGAGCCTGGAGCAATGCAGGGCTCGGTGCTTGAGGAATTGCTCGTGCACAGCCTATGCCAGTGCAAACATCAGCGGGAGCGAGAGTGGCTGCATCATGTGGACCACTGATCTCACCGATCTTGGGGTGGTTTCCAGTGGCTCAGGACAGGATCTCTACGTCAGGCTAGCGGCCGCCGATTTAG GTTCGGAATCAGGGGATTCTCGTAGGAGCCGTGTGGTTGTGATCAGTGTGGTCATTGCGATGACAATTCTAGTTCTAGGATGTGCTGCCTGCTGCGtctggaaaaggaagaagagga GAAAAAATTGCTTGGCAGAAGGCCATAATGAAGGAACAGGGCAGGATTTGGACCTACCATTATTTGATTTAGCAGCAATTATCAATGCCACCGATGACTTCTCAATACACAACAAACTCGGCGAAGGTGGATACGGTCCGGTGTACAAG ggCAAGCTGGGCGGGGAGCAAGATATAGCTGTGAAGAGGTTATCGAAGACATCGATGCAGGGACTGGAGGAGTTCAAAAATGAGGTAATGCTGACTGCAAAGCTGCAGCACCGAAACCTTGTTCGGCTTCTTGGATGCTGCATTCAAGCAGGGGAACGGATGCTGATCTACGAGTATATGCCCAACCGAAGCTTGGATGCCTTCCTGTTTG ATAAATCTGAAGATATATCGCTGGACTGGCAAACACGACGCAACATCATAGTGGGGATTGCTCGAGGCCTTCTTTATCTCCATCAAGATTCTAGGTTTAGAATCATTCATAGGGATCTCAAAGCTAGTAACATTCTTCTTGACAAGGATATGAACCCCAAAATATCAGATTTTGGCATGGCAAGGGTTTTCGGAGGGGATGAAACAGAAGCGAATACGCGAAGAGTGGTGGGAACATA CGGATACATGTCCCCTGAGTACGCTATGGACGGAATCTTCTCGGTTAAATCGGATGTATTCAGTTTTGGTGTTTTGCTACTTGAAATCGTTAGCGGTAAAAAGAACAGGGGGGTGATTTATCACTCTGCAAGTCACCTGAATCTTCTAGGATAT ATATGGAGCCTATGGAAAGAAGGGAAAGGCTCGGAATTAGTTGATGGATCGATTGGCCATTCGTGTTCCCTGGCTGAGGTCTTGAGGTGCATAACGGTGGGGCTTCTGTGTGTTCAAGAACGACCCGAAGACAGGCCGACGATGTCGTCGGTGGTGATAATGTTGAACAGTGACGGTGAGCTACCACAACCTCGACAACCGGGTTTTGTTGTCGCCAGAGCCCCACCCGAAACTGGTTCATCAACGACCAATCACGACTCCTCGTCAACCAGAAACAGCTTGTCGGTCACACTGTTGGAAGGTCGATAG